The following proteins are co-located in the Micromonospora coriariae genome:
- the ftrA gene encoding transcriptional regulator FtrA has translation MPSLAVSSRVAVEPIPVPTPRRPSAGHRVAVLAYRGMSVFETGIVTEVFGLPRPEFDVDWYDLVVCAERPGPVPVVGGASLHTPYGLAELAAAATVIVPGVPDVTADPSPELVTALRRAHRRGARIMSICSGAFALAGAGLLDGRRATTHWRYAELLAQRYPRVVVDPDVLYLDDGDLLTSAGSAAGLDLCVHVVRRDHGAAIANAVARRLVIPPHRDGGQAQFVETPVPSGAGDDRIAGSIDWALAHLADPLTVARLAGQAHMSPRTYLRHFARATGTSPIRWLIDQRVRASLALLEETDVPVEQIAGAVGFDTPVTYRHHFGRVMRTSPSAYRRAFRTGAAPGRPA, from the coding sequence ATGCCGAGCCTCGCCGTGTCGTCCAGGGTGGCGGTCGAGCCGATTCCGGTGCCCACACCCCGGCGACCGTCCGCCGGTCACCGGGTCGCCGTGCTCGCGTACCGCGGGATGTCGGTGTTCGAGACCGGCATCGTCACCGAGGTGTTCGGGCTGCCCCGGCCGGAGTTCGACGTCGACTGGTACGACCTGGTGGTCTGCGCGGAACGGCCCGGCCCGGTGCCGGTGGTCGGCGGGGCGAGCCTGCACACCCCGTACGGGCTGGCGGAGCTGGCGGCGGCGGCAACCGTGATCGTGCCCGGCGTGCCGGACGTGACCGCCGATCCGTCTCCCGAGCTGGTGACCGCGCTGCGCCGGGCGCACCGCCGTGGCGCCCGGATAATGTCGATCTGCTCGGGTGCGTTCGCGCTGGCCGGCGCCGGGCTGCTGGACGGCCGGCGGGCCACCACCCACTGGCGGTACGCCGAGCTGCTGGCGCAGCGGTACCCGCGGGTCGTGGTGGACCCGGACGTGCTCTACCTCGACGACGGCGACCTGCTCACCAGCGCCGGCAGCGCCGCCGGGCTCGACCTGTGCGTGCACGTGGTCCGGCGGGACCACGGCGCGGCGATCGCCAACGCGGTCGCCCGCCGGCTGGTGATCCCGCCGCACCGCGACGGTGGGCAGGCGCAGTTCGTCGAGACGCCGGTGCCGAGCGGCGCGGGCGACGACCGGATCGCCGGCAGCATCGACTGGGCGCTCGCGCATCTCGCCGATCCGCTGACCGTGGCGCGGCTCGCCGGGCAGGCGCACATGTCGCCCCGCACCTACCTGCGGCACTTCGCGCGAGCCACCGGGACCAGCCCGATCCGCTGGCTGATCGATCAGCGGGTCCGGGCCAGTCTGGCGCTGCTGGAGGAGACGGACGTCCCGGTCGAACAGATCGCCGGGGCGGTGGGCTTCGACACCCCGGTCACCTACCGCCACCACTTCGGCCGGGTCATGCGGACCTCGCCGTCGGCGTACCGCCGGGCCTTCCGTACCGGGGCGGCGCCCGGCCGGCCGGCGTAG
- a CDS encoding rhodanese-like domain-containing protein — MTFAFAVPAPDPAAAAAHFLARLSVETDVSDVHADLSAGTPRLVVVDSRGAAAWAQGHLPAAVHLPTAEIATRATGLIPTGSAVVTYCWGPGCNGATRAALEFARLGYPVKEMLGGFEYWVREGLPVVTEAGPTRRPVDDLTAPRGTITCDC; from the coding sequence ATGACCTTCGCCTTCGCCGTCCCGGCCCCCGATCCGGCTGCCGCCGCCGCCCACTTCCTCGCCCGGCTCAGCGTCGAGACCGATGTCAGCGACGTGCACGCCGACCTGTCCGCCGGTACTCCCAGGCTTGTGGTGGTCGACTCCCGGGGAGCGGCCGCCTGGGCGCAGGGGCACCTTCCCGCAGCGGTGCACCTGCCCACCGCCGAGATCGCCACCCGGGCGACCGGGCTGATCCCGACCGGCTCGGCGGTGGTCACCTACTGCTGGGGGCCGGGCTGCAACGGCGCGACCCGTGCCGCGCTGGAGTTCGCCCGGCTCGGGTACCCGGTCAAGGAGATGCTCGGCGGGTTCGAGTACTGGGTGCGGGAGGGCCTGCCGGTGGTCACCGAAGCCGGGCCGACCCGGCGTCCGGTCGACGACCTGACCGCGCCGCGCGGCACGATCACCTGCGACTGTTGA
- a CDS encoding ribokinase, which yields MPQTRVVVVGSANMDLVAMAPALPRPGETMLGTDFVMVPGGKGANQAVAAARAGASSAFLGAIGSDAFGVTLRARITAAGVDTGQLRVVYGASGVALVMVNAQGENAIVVTPGANDALTGLTEEELATVRGADVLVAQLEIPVQTVASAAVAARAAGTRVILNAAPARDLPPELLAAVDLLVVNEGEAQAFTGRGRDEPRALLDLVPRAVLTLGGEGAWYVDREGTEVHVPAVRVDVVDSTAAGDAFTAALAVGWGEGRDLVDAVRWASAAGAACVRRLGASVALPRRAEIDELYAPG from the coding sequence GTGCCGCAGACCCGGGTGGTCGTGGTGGGCAGCGCCAACATGGACCTGGTCGCGATGGCGCCCGCGCTGCCCCGGCCGGGCGAGACGATGCTCGGCACCGACTTCGTGATGGTGCCCGGCGGCAAGGGCGCCAACCAGGCCGTCGCCGCGGCCAGGGCCGGCGCCTCCAGCGCCTTCCTCGGCGCGATCGGTTCCGACGCGTTCGGCGTCACCCTCCGGGCCCGCATCACCGCCGCAGGCGTGGACACCGGCCAACTGCGGGTGGTCTACGGCGCCTCCGGGGTGGCGCTGGTGATGGTCAACGCGCAGGGGGAGAACGCCATAGTGGTGACCCCCGGCGCGAACGACGCGCTGACCGGCCTCACCGAGGAGGAGCTGGCCACGGTACGCGGCGCCGACGTCCTGGTCGCCCAGCTGGAGATCCCGGTGCAGACAGTGGCGTCCGCCGCGGTGGCCGCCCGCGCCGCCGGCACCCGGGTCATCCTGAACGCCGCCCCGGCCCGGGACCTGCCACCGGAGCTGCTCGCCGCGGTGGACCTGCTCGTCGTCAACGAGGGTGAGGCGCAGGCGTTCACCGGCCGGGGTCGGGACGAGCCACGGGCGCTGCTCGACCTGGTGCCCCGGGCCGTGCTCACCCTCGGTGGTGAGGGCGCCTGGTACGTCGACCGCGAGGGCACCGAGGTGCACGTGCCCGCCGTCCGGGTCGACGTGGTCGACTCCACCGCGGCCGGCGACGCGTTCACCGCCGCGCTGGCCGTCGGCTGGGGCGAGGGACGCGACCTGGTCGACGCGGTGCGCTGGGCGTCGGCGGCGGGCGCGGCCTGCGTCCGCCGGCTCGGCGCCTCGGTGGCGCTGCCCCGCCGCGCCGAGATCGACGAGCTGTACGCCCCGGGCTGA
- a CDS encoding ABC transporter ATP-binding protein, translating into MTGDLIPGAASAAPAAAPVDPDLVVSLDGVGVRRSGTALLQDLTWRVELDERWVVLGPNGAGKTTLLNLAAGRLHPTTGVAHVLGERIGRTDVNELRTRIGLSTAALAERLPADERVSDVVVTAAWSVVGRWRESYDRGDEARARALLSQLGIGGLAERRYGTLSEGERKRVQIARALMTDPELLLLDEPAAGLDLGGREDLVARLAELAYDPDAPALVLVTHHVEEIPPGFTHALLLREGGVVAQGLLAETLTGDNLSKTFGLPLVVERSGDRYTARAA; encoded by the coding sequence GTGACTGGTGACCTGATCCCCGGCGCTGCCAGCGCCGCGCCCGCCGCCGCACCCGTGGACCCGGATCTGGTGGTCAGCCTCGACGGCGTCGGCGTACGCCGGTCCGGCACCGCCCTGCTGCAGGATCTGACGTGGCGCGTCGAGCTGGACGAGCGCTGGGTGGTGCTCGGTCCCAACGGGGCCGGCAAGACCACACTGCTCAACCTCGCCGCCGGCCGACTGCACCCCACCACAGGTGTCGCCCACGTGCTGGGCGAACGGATCGGCCGCACCGACGTCAACGAGCTGCGTACCCGGATCGGGCTCTCCACCGCCGCGCTCGCCGAGCGCCTGCCCGCCGACGAGCGGGTCAGCGACGTGGTGGTGACCGCCGCCTGGTCGGTGGTCGGCCGCTGGCGGGAGAGCTACGACCGCGGCGACGAGGCGCGGGCGCGGGCACTGCTGAGCCAGCTCGGCATCGGCGGCCTCGCCGAGCGCCGCTACGGCACCCTCTCCGAGGGTGAGCGCAAGCGGGTGCAGATCGCCCGCGCGCTGATGACCGACCCGGAGCTGCTGCTGCTCGACGAGCCCGCCGCCGGGCTCGACCTCGGCGGGCGCGAGGACCTCGTGGCCCGCCTGGCCGAGCTGGCGTACGACCCGGACGCCCCGGCCCTGGTGCTGGTGACCCACCACGTGGAGGAGATCCCGCCGGGGTTCACCCACGCGCTGCTGCTGCGGGAGGGCGGGGTGGTCGCGCAGGGCCTGCTCGCCGAGACGCTGACCGGCGACAACCTCTCCAAGACCTTCGGCCTGCCGCTGGTGGTCGAGCGGTCAGGCGACCGCTACACCGCCCGCGCAGCCTGA